The Populus alba chromosome 6, ASM523922v2, whole genome shotgun sequence genomic interval GCCAACAAAAGTGTTCCCATCCGGCTCAATCCCAGATTTCTCCATTTGGCCAAAAAGTCCAAATGCTGCTTTGACATGTCCACTCATGGCAAGACCTGATATAGCTGCATTCCAAACTACTATATCTTTCTTCCTCATTCCCCTGAAAACTTCCCAGGCTCTATCCATTCTCCCACATTTTGCATACATGTCAATCAATGCCGTACCCAAGACAGGATTGCCCAAGAACTCATTTCTATCCATCAAATTGCTAGCCCAGTTCCCTAATTCTAGTGCTCCTAACCTCGCACAAGCACAAAGAACCCCCACCATAGCATAACAATCAGGTCTGAAACCCTCattcaacattttaaaaaagaggTCTAAAGCTTCTTTAGGCAGCCCATTGGAAGCATAACCCTGAATCATAGAACTCCAAGAAACAATATCCTTCTCCAGCATCCCATCAAAGACACTACATGCTCTCTCCATGTTTCCacatttgacataaaaatccaCTAAAGAAGTAGCCACAAACACATTCCTTACCATGCCAATCTTCGTTATGTAATCATCAATCCACTCTCCACTTCTCAAATCCCCAATTCGTGTGCAGGCAGCCAAAACCCGAACAAGACTGAAACTATCCGGCCTCAAACCCATATCCAACAACCTACGAAACATATCAATCGCCTCCCTACATTTCCCAACACCAGTATACCCACTTATTATCGCCGTCCACGCAGCAACATTCTTCTCGGGAATATCATCAAACACCTTAAATGCATTGTCTATAAACCCACATTTCCCATACAAACTGACCAAACTAGTATTAACAAACGCATCCGATTCACAACCCGCTTTAACCACAAGGCCATGCAACTTAATACCCAATTTAGAATCCAAAAGCCTGGCACACGCTTTCAACAAAAAAGGGAAAGTAAAACTATCCGGAGAAAGCcctttttttctcattgagtGGTAAATTTCAATGGATTCTTGGAAAGAATCATTCAAAACTAAGCCATGGATCATtgtattgaaaaggaaaatattagGTTCTTTGGTTTGATGAAATATGCGATGGGAATAGTTTTTGTTGCCAAAGTTGAAGCTGAAACGTAAGACCTTGTTAAGGAGGTAACTGTCTTCGTCGAGGCCGAGGCGGAGTAGGGCTGCGTGGACATGTTTTAGGTGTTTGAGAGAGTTAAAGCCTTGAAAGAGGCGGATTTTAATGTCTGCTGACTTGTTGAGAATTAAGGAAGAcataatttgaaaaagaaaaggacttcTTATTTGTTATCTTCGTCATCATTATCCATAAATTAAgatgtttaaaagaaaatttattggaAAAGATTCTTGAAAGAGTGAGGGAGAAATGACCTCCTCTCAGGGGGGTTTAGAGCGAAAACCGAGAATGAGAAGTGAAAGAGCAGACAGacagaagaggaggaggaggatgacaACTGGCgataaaatatgaaaagggaGGCAATAATTTTGATGTTGTTCATGATAGTTATTAAACCGGGCCGGGAGTTGATCTTCCAAAGAAACCGAGCATGCATTATTTGggtttaacctaaaaaaaaatttaaaaaaaatatatttaaaattttaatatttattatttaaaatattccaTATAAGTTATatcacacataaaaaaaaagttaaaaaaaattctaattatatatatataaatattaagaaatatttGATAGAGATATaggctatataaaaaatatataaagccaaatattttacaaattaattttatattttttaaatttatataaaaaaaactggtttCATTTGGGTTTTAAATTCACATAATATGTCATTCGAGTTTGAccgattaaattataaatttagattttaattatttataacttAGTCAAGATCCCAAATTACTCAAATTTCAGGTAACTTGCTATGTTTATATCTATGTGTTTTATATATTCAGGATGGATTTGTCTTATTTGTTGGGCTTTTTGTTTGTGGattcattttcttaattcatGAATTAGACCTTTATAATTAGATAACCTGACAAACCCTATATAATAACATAGGGTACGGCTACTAAAGTTAACTCTTCAGGAATACCATTTTAGGATATGAATTTGCAAAGTAAGGTTATCTAATTATCTATCCTTGTACACATacataaatgaaaatgaaagataaaactATTTTAAGGGCTTATTTTTATGCTAGTAATAGCATTTATCAAAACTCATAACCCGATGTACcagaatttcaataaaaaagaatgatacacatacacacacacatacacacacacttaaaaaaatatatattactattttattttatgttgaataataaataataaatatttatatggatATGTGAAATCtgataaatataatatgaatatttaaatttttttatttaattgataataaataggatataaatatagagaaaatcaaaatgtgAGTTAGGAAAATGCAATAACTATTTAtgacataaagaaagaaagaaaattaaacatgGAAATATTAATTCGAGTGATTAAATAAGGGAATGTACGTAAGGGTTTATAATATAATCAATTGACAAAAATAGTCATTAATATTGCTTAACCCTTTCACTTTTCACTTTATTATTTTgtctttatatattaatttttttaataaaaaaaacttaaaggtTTATTGATTTACCTGCGCatctttatatcaaatattattcattgaaaaactgtttttttttttttttatcatttattatttttaactatatgaaatataaatatattttttgttagtgGGTTGTTggcattttttctaaaaaaaatcgccttggattctttttcttttttatccctttCGTTTTCTAAattgttattaatataaatttcttcCTTAAACAGATGAAAAGTTATACTAAGAATTTAATTCATAAGAAGAAGACAATTATCTCTCGATCAAGCAAGGTAGTTATAGATTCTCACATAAATCTAGAACCATTAAGTTTAATCGAGTGTGGATTCATAACTTAATCCTGAAGAAACAAAGATTGTCTTTATTAAGCGTAAGACAGCAATGTTGACGTTAATCACAAGGGTTAAATTAAGatataaattgtaaaattcATATTTGTCCTGAAACCATGAGGTCTAAATCAGTATTAAACAATAAAGTCTAAATCAGGTAGCGAACATATAGGTTTACATCAGTTGATTGGGTAGTAAACATTAGGTTAACCTTGTTCTTccgtcctctttttttttcccccagcGTTTTTCATGTAAATTGACTGGTGCACAAGTTCCAATTGCTTTTTCGGTAGAAAAGTCGTGGTTGCAAACACAACAAATATCATGGCCACATCAAGTCTCTAGATGAATCTAATCCACCCATACATTTGATCAGGCATGTTCCACTTTTGACTGCAATATATTCAATTGGAAGTAACAAAACTAAAGTGCCAAATCAATGATAATTACAGTAAAGGATCACCCAAACCATCACAGGATCGTTCCTAAGCCAGAAACGAACAGCAATGAATGACAGAAACTACCTATCATGACAACACTTGCAAGGTTGCAAAATTTCATATTCAGTTCCTTACACATCAAAATTTATGTGTCTGACAATTTACAACTgctaatatatttagaaaaagaacAATACAATTGATGGGTAGAGCGCTTACACGCCGAGCCACAGTCGATCTTGTATAAACCATTTCACCCTGACACTGGATTTCCATGGATACAGAGAGCAGCATACCAGCAATTACATCCTCGTTGATTATATGTCAGGGGTGAGGACACAAGTCTTAGGGGGGCAAAGGCTGCGTTATACATGATATAGTGTAGAGAGCAAAAGAATACCAAAAATTGTAGATGTTTGCTATTTACTTGAAGGGAGGATGTAGTATCTCTGCAGAATTTCGAGGCAATAGCTGCGACCTTGGAGTGATGTAGGTGAAATTTGACTAAGAATCACTCCAGCTGTCTGAATCGTTATCTTCATCGCTTCCAGTCAATGCCTAATTCAAAAGTAGacatcataatttattatattcatgcaaacacacaacacacacacacaccaagagagagtgagagacaGAGACAGAAACAGACCTGGCGAATTGCATTTGCTTTCTCTAGGATGGCTGCGACCTTCAAGTTGGTTTTTGGACCCTGAATACCCTGAATGCTAGGCCTTGTCACGGTTGCAGGCTTCAAGTTAAAGGACTACAGCcaaacaaggaaagaaagaaaacttcaGTCCTGAGAACCAAGGGTGGTCATGCCACCgagagagaataaaaataataaaaaagaagagcaaATGCAGGATGGAACCTTGGTTCGTATCTGTTCCAGAAGTGAATCTCTTTCTTCTACTTTTGGTCCAACCTGAGATCGAACTAGTTCAGCCACCTTTCTCAACTGCAAAAAGGTTCAAAATGTCATAAACAACAACGAAATGTAAGAACAAAAACTATTGATTGCAAATAAGACAGCAAATCACGATTACCTTGCTTTTATCATGTGCAGCAACAGCATCAATGAGAGGATTTCTAGGACGAGGGATCTTGTTTCCATTTGACTTTCCAACTTCATAGGTCGGTGGTGTCATTGCTAATGCAGTCGGTGGCCACATTGTTAATCCCTGTGAAGTTACAAAATCATGATGCGGCTCTTCTTCCATAGTTAGTGGCGCTGCAGATTTACCAGAAGAATTCCCTAGTTCCTCTTCTGAACTTCCTGAACTCTGTCCAGGAAGCTTCATGTCTAATCCTGTTTTGGGTGCTGATTGATTAAATGGATGGATTGGCAGGCCCTGTGTTGGCATGGGATCATTTACAGCAGCTGTGTGTTCTATGTTTGGCTCTAGTGAGAATGGATTGGAACTAGATTGTGCGGATTCTCCTCCTAATGGAAGGAAATCATGCCCATGCCTCTCATCGGACATTTCTGGTAAAGCCAAAGATGAGCTCACAGACTGTGTTGTGTCTGATCGGAGGTGATCCTGTTGACAGTGTGCATCATTGTCAATGATTGGTCTTTCTGACAAGAGTGGAGTTGGAAGCAAGGAATTTCCCATTGACTCTGTAGTCGAGTGTGGAAACATCTGACTTTCTTCAACAGGGAGAGACAGAAATGGGTTTGAAGGGTGCGTGATCTCTCTATCTAATGATGGGAAATCAAAATGGACCTGCTGATCAACCATAAATCGCTGGATCAGTGGGAAAGTGCCTTCACTATTATCAATCATATCTCTGCCTGCATCTAGTGAAGCAGGTTGAATTTTCCCTAACCTCCATTGCATAGGAGGTAGAGGTGGCAATGGTGGCATTGCCTCTGGATAGACCTGACTTGCCTCGGGGACAGGGAGTACACCAAAGCTAGGAAAAGCAGAATCAAATGGATTTGTTTCCAGAACAGTTGCATTACGTTCCTGACAGAATGATTGCAGTAAAAGCTCTTGACTGGAGAGATCTTTCAAA includes:
- the LOC118048153 gene encoding putative pentatricopeptide repeat-containing protein At3g08820 translates to MSSLILNKSADIKIRLFQGFNSLKHLKHVHAALLRLGLDEDSYLLNKVLRFSFNFGNKNYSHRIFHQTKEPNIFLFNTMIHGLVLNDSFQESIEIYHSMRKKGLSPDSFTFPFLLKACARLLDSKLGIKLHGLVVKAGCESDAFVNTSLVSLYGKCGFIDNAFKVFDDIPEKNVAAWTAIISGYTGVGKCREAIDMFRRLLDMGLRPDSFSLVRVLAACTRIGDLRSGEWIDDYITKIGMVRNVFVATSLVDFYVKCGNMERACSVFDGMLEKDIVSWSSMIQGYASNGLPKEALDLFFKMLNEGFRPDCYAMVGVLCACARLGALELGNWASNLMDRNEFLGNPVLGTALIDMYAKCGRMDRAWEVFRGMRKKDIVVWNAAISGLAMSGHVKAAFGLFGQMEKSGIEPDGNTFVGLLCACTHAGLVDEGRQYFNSMERVFTLTPEIEHYGCMVDLLCRAGFLDEAHQLVKSMPMEANAIVWGALLGGCRLHRDTQLVEGVLKQLIALEPSNSGNYVLLSNIYSASHKWDDAAKIRSIMSERGIKKVPGYSWIEVDGVVHEFLVGDTSHPLSEKIYAKLGELVKDLKAEGYVPTTDYVLFDIEEEEKEHFIGCHSEKLAIAFGLISTAPNDKIRVVKNLRVCGDCHEAIKHISRFTGREIIVRDNNRFHCFNDGSCSCKDYW